A segment of the Candidatus Protochlamydia naegleriophila genome:
AGCCCCAGCAAATATAATAGCCTGCTCGATCATGCATAATGTCCAATGATCGCAAATAGCCAGGTTCCCAAATAAAAAATTTAGTGATGTAAATCAATTGCAGGGCCACGGCGACAATCATGGAGTCGCTCAAGTCATATAATTGCTGTTGCTTGGCCGCAAATGAAAGGAGGATGAGGGGCCATCCCATCATACCGAAGCGGCAATTGGTAAACTGTTTGATATCCCATCCCCAAAGACGGGGATATAGTTCCATGCCCCAGTAGTAATCGAAGATCACATTGCCGGATCCGCCTACATCGCGGCTCGATGGTGCAAAATGGCCTTTGAGCAGGAGAAAAAGGCAAAACCATAAGCTAAAAATATTCAAAGCCCCTAGAAGTCCGGCAAAGTGATCATAAATAATTGTGGGCGAGAATAATTGAAAGTGAAAGGAGGCTAAGTAAAAAGTGACTAACGTAACGAGATAAGCTGGCACGCCATTGGCTTTGTAAAGAGGGACATGGCCAGCTGGGGTAGTGGGGCCCTCATATGTTTTTCCTGGAAGAGCGCGCATGAGCACGAGTTCAAAAACAGCAAAAATGGCTAAAATGGTCCAGGCTGTAGTTGTGCCAAAGAAATAGGGGAACCAGATTTCTTCTAAAGTCTGTAAAAGGCCTTGTTGCCAAAGTAGCTCGCCAAATTTTAACAATGATCCGTTTAAATAGACGTTTGTGTACCAAAATGCAAAAACGGTTGGCGGACAAAGCAATAGAAGAAGCAATGGACCAAAGGTGTGTCGAAAGTTAGATTTCTGCTCAAGGAATACCATTTATGCCTCTTTTTAGACGTCTAATAATGGGTAACGCATAGCATGTCGCAGTGAATTATACAATTTAATTTTGAAAGAATAATCTAATTTTTAATCCACTTTTTAAGAGCTTTCACTTGGATTCAAAGGAGCTCGATTCGGTGCAATTGCTTGAATCCCATCCCCCACCAAGGGCCTTATAAAGAACAATATAGTGAAGGAGTAGATTTGTTTGGCTTTGTGCAAAAGCATTTTGTGCATTTAACCAATCTCTATTAGTAAACTGAACCTCTAGATAGCTTTTAAATCCTTTTTCATACAGATCTAAAGTTGCTTGATAAGCATTTGCTGCCGATTCTTCAGCAAGCGCTAATTGCTTGTTGTATTGCAGCTCGTAGTGGAATGAAGCGATTGCATTCTCGGCCTCTTCTAATGCTTCTAATACTGTTTTTTGGTATTCGAATAGGGCTTGCTTAGTCTTAATTTTTTGGTAGTCGACATCTTGCTTCAGCAAGCGGCTATTAAAAATAGGCATGAGCAGTTGAGGCCCTGCAAACCAAGTGCCACTCTTTGCTGGATTGAGCAAGGAGCCTAAATGGGTTGTAATATCGCCTACAAAGCCTCTTAAAGACAGTCTTGGGAAAAGAGCTGCGATTGCACTGCCAATTCTTTCTGTAGCAGCTGCTAAATCTCTTTCAGCTCTGCGGATATCGGGCCTTCGCCTAAGCAGTTCGGATGGAATCCCAATCGGCTTATAGCAAGGAAGAGAGGGGATTTTGCCTGGTTCGCATAGCTCTG
Coding sequences within it:
- a CDS encoding 7-dehydrocholesterol reductase, which produces MVFLEQKSNFRHTFGPLLLLLLCPPTVFAFWYTNVYLNGSLLKFGELLWQQGLLQTLEEIWFPYFFGTTTAWTILAIFAVFELVLMRALPGKTYEGPTTPAGHVPLYKANGVPAYLVTLVTFYLASFHFQLFSPTIIYDHFAGLLGALNIFSLWFCLFLLLKGHFAPSSRDVGGSGNVIFDYYWGMELYPRLWGWDIKQFTNCRFGMMGWPLILLSFAAKQQQLYDLSDSMIVAVALQLIYITKFFIWEPGYLRSLDIMHDRAGYYICWGCLVWVPGIYTSPTLYLVNHPNHLGYPFATLLFVLGTAGIMINYLADRQRQQVRAKQGSCLVWGKPPALTIAHYMTETGESKHNLLLSSGWWGLSRHFHYLPELLAAFCWSAPALFEHFLPYFYFTFLTILLIDRAFRDDRRCLHKYGEDWQLYCQKVPYKIIPYVI